In Fusarium falciforme chromosome 10, complete sequence, a single genomic region encodes these proteins:
- a CDS encoding Zn(2)-C6 fungal-type domain-containing protein encodes MEPTTPPAGIRKTGLKREHTADPAHGRLKRRRPDRQAPDSSPTQQQESRPYSIIPQQQQQQLYVPVRGDESRRLGSPGQPRAHDTRGIPVNHLGSGNLQGVGTSTTSDQSANYYPLHLSLHQHARHGHSDAPASSRGAHSGTARQENPLALCLSQDTLPPFVSRAARERGVGGYSAGGVPGGQPAEEPQRSPEEPRASPDESSSPENAEDPSPPVVPRGAGVTGTNSVRLERSGRLPNFQTENRGAPSSDASSEESEPSESEDNDLEDDAEGDSDGLEDDQDNSSHLSQGEEADIEIEDAGDVEEESSSEEEAVVQLGFQSHEAWRRALVSRSRGSYNPRTVRTITRTLQASRLDDLDSDTDSSLSSLYTSSSEEERYPPDHGYDTSDELAEEYHRAEFAYDDDDEKAELIRQKYGPPMGTPDSPPPPGDDAHKGRRALRPREREDVKNTRLMGACVRCRMQKIKCNTDQNRPKGECISCKAVHKESPKLIRFMPCQRLKIADLVLYRCGGLNLTRRWKGIQMRDVSDRLDNTPTVIKVSQGLCRKPLLMRVVRFKPRAGDVTARYWTDTLSGKETFKKKELASYCLHDIVATAEAVERYTIENAVPAFIDALKNVADKDQEVDCIYKTDLMALKHYMSLTEKSNKTKTDDDIREAGIMLNLFTLWCAIRHTTGSFYIVGEEKLGMLPEYVDISYPLIGRVSVPRMIVAQFDTLNYVWVLERFKNKLLRDIDWLLLQKDNRWWFTLYLIVFILLREASVMTLDRYRHARANFGSKLRYSIPTFVESLHGSCNNILTHWHYRNKHPWPRSPDPKTKKGTFLNHLTDEQYTLIQETLQDPEILKQLAIWEVYKKENGKIEKIKRPQNPNHVEYTGKQDKFDWDHPYYWVAQLFEPDWQAHPTYQREPVPKSAASLIIS; translated from the exons ATGGAGCCAACTACTCCTCCGGCTGGGATCCGC AAGACAGGTCTCAAGCGGGAGCATACCGCCGACCCAGCCCACGGCCGCCTGAAGCGTCGCCGCCCCGACAGACAAGCACCCGATTCTTCCCCTACCCAGCAGCAAGAGTCTCGGCCGTACTCTATAAttccgcagcagcagcagcagcagctgtaTGTTCCCGTACGGGGCGACGAGAGCCGCCGGCTGGGAAGTCCGGGGCAGCCCAGAGCCCACGACACCAGGGGTATACCTGTCAACCATCTCGGGTCCGGCAACCTTCAAGGCGTGGGGACAAGCACCACCAGTGATCAGAGCGCGAATTATTACCCGCTGCACTTAAGCTTACACCAGCACGCACGTCATGGACACTCAGACGCCCCTGCTAGCAGCAGAGGTGCCCACTCCGGCACTGCTCGTCAAGAGAACCCGCTGGCTCTGTGCTTGAGTCAGGACACTTTGCCACCATTCGTCTCTCGTGCTGCACGAGAGCGTGGTGTTGGGGGGTACAGCGCAGGGGGAGTGCCAGGGGGTCAGCCTGCAGAGGAACCTCAGCGTTCCCCAGAGGAACCACGGGCTTCTCCGGATGAATCCTCTTCTCCTGAGAATGCTGAGGATCCGAGTCCCCCGGTAGTTCCCCGCGGAGCAGGTGTCACAGGCACAAACTCTGTTAGGCTAGAGCGAAGTGGCCGTCTTCCCAACTTTCAAACTGAGAACAGGGGAGCTCCGAGCTCTGATGCTTCTTCGGAGGAGAGCGAGCCCTCCGAGTCTGAGGATAACGACCTCGAAGACGATGCTGAAGGTGACTCTGATGGACTTGAAGATGATCAAGACAACAGCAGTCACCTGAGTCAAGGTGAAGAAGCTGACATTGAAATTGAAGATGCAGGGGATGTAGAAGAAGAATCAAGCagtgaggaagaagccgtcgTCCAACTTGGCTTCCAAAGCCATGAGGCCTGGAGACGAGCTCTTGTCTCTCGATCTCGTGGATCTTACAACCCCAGAACAGTCAGGACTATCACTCGCACCCTCCAGGCCTCTCGTCTAGACGATTTAGACTCGGACACTGACAgttccttgtcctccttgtACACCAGCTCCTCGGAAGAAGAACGATATCCCCCAGACCATGGGTACGACACGTCCGACGAGCTCGCCGAGGAGTACCACCGAGCAGAGTTCGcctacgacgacgatgacgaaaaGGCCGAGCTCATCAGGCAAAAGTATGGCCCGCCCATGGGGACTCCCGACTCCCCGCCTCCTCCCGGTGATGATGCCCACAAGGGGAGGCGGGCCCTGAGGCCCCGGGAACGCGAGGATGTCAAGAACACGAGACTCATGGGCGCCTGCGTGCGCTGCAGAATGCAGAAAATCAAG TGCAACACGGACCAGAATAGACCCAAGGGAGAATGCATCAGCTGCAAGGCCGTCCACAAAGAGTCTCCAAAACTCATCCGCTTTATGCCATGCCAGAGGCTCAAGATCGCCGACCTGGTGCTCTACCGCTGCGGAGGTCTCAACCTCACGCGGCGGTGGAAGGGCATCCAGATGCGAGACGTCTCTGACCGTCTCGACAACACGCCCACTGTCATCAAGGTCTCGCAGGGCCTCTGCCGTAAACCACTCCTCATGCGCGTCGTGCGCTTCAAGCCCAGAGCTGGCGACGTGACAGCCAGGTACTGGACCGACACTCTCTCTGGAAAGGAGACGTTTaagaagaaggagcttgCGAGTTACTGTCTGCACGACATCGTAGCCACTGCCGAGGCGGTTGAGCGGTATACCATTGAAAACGCCGTCCCTGCTTTTATAGACGCCCTCAAGAATGTGGCGGACAAGGATCAGGAGGTAGACTGCATTTACAAGACGGACCTCATGGCGTTGAAGCACTACATGTCCCTAACT GAAAAAAGCAACAAGACAAAGACGGACGACGACATCAGAGAAGCAGGCATCATGCTTAACCTCTTCACCCTCTGGTGCGCAATCC GTCACACGACAGGCTCCTTCTATATCGTGGGCGAAGAGAAACTTGGCATGCTCCCCGAGTACGTGGATATATCGTACCCCCTGATCGGCAGAGTTTCTGTGCCCCGCATGATCGTGGCCCAGTTCGACACGCTCAACTACGTCTGGGTGCTCGAGCGGTTCAAAAACAAGCTCCTACGAGACATTGACTGGCTTCTTCTGCAGAAAGATAACCGTTGGTGGTTCACGCTCTACCTGATCGTGTTTATCCTCCTACGGGAAGCGAGCGTGATGACGTTGGACAGGTACCGTCACGCGAGAGCAAACTTTGGGTCCAAG CTGCGATACTCTATCCCCACCTTCGTCGAGAGCCTCCACGGGAGCTGCAACAATATCCTCACGCACTGGCACTACAGGAACAAGCACCCGTGGCCACGATCTCCcgaccccaagaccaagaagggaaCCTTTCTGAACCATCTCACCGATGAGCAGTACACCCTCATCCAGGAGACGCTTCAAGACcccgagatcctcaagcAGCTCGCCATCTGGGAGGTGTACAAGAAGGAGAACGGCAAAA TTGAAAAGATCAAACGACCCCAGAACCCCAACCACGTCGAGTACACGGGCAAGCAGGACAAGTTCGACTGGGACCACCCCTACTACTGGGTAGCCCAACTCTTCGAGCCAGACTGGCAAGCTCACCCCACGTACCAGCGAGAGCCAGTGCCCAAATCTGCGGCATCCTTGATTATCTCTTGA
- a CDS encoding Glyco-transf-28 domain-containing protein, which produces MAYFKGSHDSTGVPVSPYSDLPEAVIPEDNLPSYEAAIGNNLQQTTSVTNDGRIDVDVNSRFCRALSRFIPDFKAPLPIEEEAGSPEYSQFPEEKGASSIFHQFPIKLNIVIQVVGSRGDVQPFVALGCELQKHGHRVRLATHNVFDKFVRDAGLEFYPIGGNPSELMAYMVKNPGLIPSLKSLRGGDIQKKRVMVAEMLDGCWQSCLQPDPISGRPFVADAIIANPPSFAHVHCAQAMSIPVHLMFTMPWTSTRSFSHPLANLKFGGKAVMDQETANYVSYSVVEWLTWQGLGDVINDWRKTIDLEPVPLSEGPLLAETLKIPFTYCWSPALVGKPADWPSYIDVCGFFFREPPNYTPPPDLADFLAQGPRPIYIGFGSIVIDDPERMTQILVEAVHRTGVRAIISRGWSNLGGTEEKDIFFLGDCPHEWLFTQVSAVFHHGGAGTTACGLLNGRPTTIVPFFGDQPFWGEMVAASGAGPLPIPQKQLNVDNLAEAIQFCLTPEAASAAAEISHRMSRENGVVTAVRSFHANLPLENLQCDILHNQPAVWVFKRGGKQVRLSKAAAGVLFQHLKVDHKKLTINETKTIRIINRRWDPLTGTVSSMLGTSTDMAKATTGIVMKPIQAYQERQRTLQVNEAPSEPTSPHLSPTPSQQGTLSRPHTSHGGSSGWSTAGAVASASASGVGGFFKSYGRGFYVDLPLAVTEGFRAVPKLYGEKVPENEPVHDWQSGARVGGVNFVRGISEGFADLFVQPYKGGRDGGALGAAKGVGKGVVGMASKTASATLGVVAYPGHGIYQSLRTLVHSGARKAIKLARRQEGEYLTNTQQLDVPLILSEFGRLCQKESRQEIPDPIEK; this is translated from the exons ATGGCGTATTTCAAGGGATCCCATGACAGCACGGGGGTGCCAGTATCTCCGTATAGCGACCTACCAGAAGCCGTCATTCCTGAAGATAATCTTCCTTCCTACGAGGCTGCGATCGGGAATAATCTACAGCAAACGACTTCGGTAACCA ACGATGGTCGAATCGATGTCGATGTCAACTCGCGCTTCTGCCGTGCCCTTTCCCGCTTCATCCCCGACTTCAAGGCGCCTCTCCCAATCGAAGAGGAGGCTGGATCCCCGGAATACTCCCAGTTTCCCGAGGAGAAAGGAGCGTCGTCGATATTTCACCAATTCCCCATCAAGctcaacatcgtcatccaAGTCGTCGGGAGCCGCGGCGATGTCCAACCCTTTGTCGCCCTCGGCTGCGAGCTCCAGAAGCATGGCCACCGAGTGCGTCTAGCCACGCACAATGTCTTTGACAAGTTTGTTCGCGACGCTGGGCTTGAGTTCTATCCGATCGGCGGCAATCCCTCGGAATTGATGGCGTACATGGTCAAGAACCCCGGCTTGATACCCAGCTTGAAGAGTCTCCGCGGCGGAGATATCCAGAAGAAGCGTGTAATGGTGGCCGAGATGCTAGACGGTTGCTGGCAGTCATGTCTTCAGCCAGACCCTATCAGTGGGCGTCCATTTGTTGCCGACGCCATCATAGCGAACCCTCCTAGCTTCGCCCACGTCCACTGCGCGCAGGCGATGAGCATCCCTGTCCATTTGATGTTCACCATGCCCTGGACCAGCACGAGGAGCTTTTCGCATCCCCTAGCGAATCTCAAGTTTGGGGGCAAGGCGGTTATGGACCAGGAGACAGCCAACTATGTCTCCTACAGCGTGGTGGAGTGGCTGACCTGGCAGGG TTTGGGTGATGTTATCAATGATTGGCGCAAGACGATTGATCTCGAACCTGTACCCTTGTCTGAGGGTCCTTTGCTTGCTGAGACGCTCAAGATCCCTTTCACATATTGCTGGTCGCCAGCGTTGGTTGGAAAGCCAGCAGACTGGCCATCTTATATCG ATGTTTGCGGCTTCTTTTTCAGAGAACCCCCCAACTATACACCTCCTCCCGACCTCGCAGACTTCTTGGCTCAAGGCCCTCGTCCCATCTACATCGGCTTCGGCAGTATTGTCATTGATGATCCTGAGCGTATGACCCAGATTCTCGTCGAGGCTGTGCATAGGACAGGTGTACGAGCCATCATTTCTCGAGGATGGAGTAATCTCGGCGGCAcagaagagaaggatatcTTTTTCTTGGGAGATTGTCCTCACGAGTGGCTCTTTACACAAGTGTCTGCCGTCTTTCACCATGGTGGCGCGGGGACAACGGCCTGTGGTCTTCTCAACGGTCGACCAACGACTATTGTTCCCTTCTTTGGAGA CCAGCCATTCTGGGGCGAGATGGTCGCAGCATCAGGGGCAGGACCCCTCCCAATCCcccagaagcagctcaacgtggacaacctcgccgaggccatccagTTCTGTCTCACGCCAGAGGCTGCTTCAGCCGCTGCCGAGATCTCGCACCGCATGAGTAGAGAGAACGGCGTCGTCACTGCGGTGCGATCGTTCCATGCCAACCTACCTTTGGAGAACCTGCAGTGTGACATCCTGCACAATCAGCCTGCTGTGTGGGTGTTTAAGCGAGGAGGCAAGCAGGTTAGGTTGTCCAAGGCAGCGGCTGGTGTCCTGTTTCAGCATCTCAAGGTTGACCACAAGAAGCTAACTAT AAACGAGACCAAGACTATCAGGATCATCAACCGGCGATGGGATCCCTTGACCGGGACCGTCTCATCTATGCTCGGTACATCAACGGATATGGCCAAGGCCACAACTGGCATTGTCATGAAGCCTATCCAAGCATATCAAGAACGCCAAAGGACCCTTCAGGTCAACGAGGCCCCCTCTGAACCCACCAGCCCTCATCTCTCACCGACTCCGTCGCAACAAGGCACCCTCTCCAGACCACACACGTCACACGGCGGTAGCAGCGGATGGAGCACAGCCGGCGCAGTCGCCTCGGCGTCAGCGTCAGGAGTCGGCGGGTTCTTCAAGTCCTACGGCCGGGGCTTCTACGTCGACCTGCCGCTCGCCGTCACGGAAGGGTTCCGCGCCGTTCCCAAGCTCTACGGCGAAAAGGTGCCCGAGAACGAGCCGGTCCACGACTGGCAGTCGGGTGCGCGTGTGGGTGGCGTCAACTTTGTCCGGGGAATCTCTGAGGGCTTTGCCGATTTGTTTGTGCAGCCTTACAAGGGGGGCAGGGATGGTGGTGCACTTGGCGCTGCCAAAGGTGTAGGCAAGGGTGTGGTTGGTATGGCGAGCAAGACAGCTTCAG CAACTCTTGGAGTCGTGGCATATCCTGGTCACGGCATTTACCAAAGTCTTCGGACGCTTGTGCACTCTGGAGCACGAAAGGCGATCAAGCTCGCTCGACGACAAGAGGGCGAGTATCTTACGAACACTCAACAGCTCGACGTGCCCTTGATTCTAAGCGAGTTTGGAAGACTCTGTCAGAAAGAGTCGAGACAAGAGATACCAGATCCTATTGAGAAGTAG
- a CDS encoding TauD domain-containing protein: MASLRGMTQDSAAAVQSVQEKILAGLNSDLAGISVKASSNALAGPLVWSGAELQGDSTYTLRLSEDEVAEVDNALANFKTLGLDGDEVSRDNFPLPNLSRRLHSSSETLHMGRGFVVIRGLEASRHTVEDSVTVFLGVASYIAEKRGRQDRKGNMLSHVTDSMQWTAPVSARHGIHTNGALPFHTDMGCDILSLQVRHSAEKGGYTYLSSAWTVFNDLLNREPEVVKTLLTPNWPVQLSGRKASYYLAPVFSFHDGKLLASLDPARLGPHPSMSNSTSMPSLTEDQLHALQVVSEAASRSEVRLELQTGDLLFFNNLALVHRRDAYSDDASSSRHMVRLWLRSQKLGWAIPDGMLPPWEAAYGESRKKNKPALYPIVPAVEYPVQKYTTSSAAFMIEDSESSDEE; this comes from the exons ATGGCATCTCTCAGGGGCATGACTCAGGACTCGGCAGCAGCCGTCCAGAGCGTCCAGGAAAAGATCCTCGCCGGTCTGAACTCTGATCTTGCGGGAATCTCTGTCAAGGCTTCCTCTAACGCCCTGGCTGGTCCTCTTGTCTGGTCAGGGGCTGAGCTTCAGGGGGACTCGACCTACACTCTCCGTCTgagcgaggacgaggtcgCAGAGGTTGACAACGCCCTCGCCAACTTCAAGA CTCTTGGGTTGGACGGGGACGAGGTCTCCCGGGACAACTTCCCCCTTCCCAACCTGTCTCGCCGCCTCCACTCCAGCTCCGAGACCCTACACATGGGACGAGGCTTCGTCGTCATCCGCGGCCTCGAGGCTTCCAGACACACCGTGGAAGACAGCGTCACAGTCTTCCTTGGTGTTGCCAGTTACATTGCCGAGAAACGTGGCCGCCAGGACCGCAAGGGCAACATGCTCT CCCACGTTACGGACTCGATGCAATGGACGGCCCCGGTCAGTGCCCGTCACGGCATCCACACCAACGGGGCGCTG CCGTTCCATACGGACATGGGATGCGATATCCTATCTCTACAGGTCCGTCACAGCGCTGAAAAGGGCGGTTACACGTATCTGAGCTCCGCCTGGACCGTCTTCAATGACCTCCTGAACAGGGAGCCCGAAGTCGTCAAGACTCTTCTGACCCCCAACTGGCCTGTCCAGCT CTCCGGCCGCAAGGCTTCCTACTACCTCGCTCCTGTCTTTTCCTTCCACGATGGCAAGCTCCTTGCCAGTCTCGATCCTGCCCGTCTCGGTCCTCACCCGAGCATGAGCAACAGCACCAGCATGCCGAGCCTCACAGAGGACCAGCTCCACGCTCTGCAGGTCGTCTCTGAAGCGGCCTCGCGGAGTGAGGTGCGTCTGGAGCTCCAGACCGGTGACCTCCTATTCTTCAAcaacctcgccctcgtccaCCGTAGAGACGCCTACTCGGACGATGCTAGCTCCTCCCGGCACATGGTTCGGCTCTGGCTTCGCAGCCAGAAGCTCGGATGGGCCATCCCCGACGGCATGCTTCCCCCCTGGGAGGCGGCCTACGGAGAGAGccgcaagaagaacaagcctGCCCTCTACCCCATTGTCCCCGCGGTCGAGTACCCGGTCCAGAAATACACCACCAGCTCTGCCGCCTTCATGATTGAGGACTCCGAGAGCTCTGACGAGGAGTGA